In Drosophila pseudoobscura strain MV-25-SWS-2005 chromosome 4, UCI_Dpse_MV25, whole genome shotgun sequence, the following proteins share a genomic window:
- the dachs gene encoding myosin-G heavy chain isoform X1 — protein MLLPDQTYADYDVGQHHQHLTYRKSRRSRSPQSKQRSKSSSASSSSYDRTADFFENIPDFVGDSLPSFLYSPQGQEPTPERNESKRNEGQRNGSRNEVVAEEENSESTSQSENCEDDDVLKLCEDFLCRHRMRPDFFCQYHKAVSSTTPSPKQRKASPAIVDTTAPSSGVAAAEVKEQKISKEPISSKISAVVERFTKFSAIYTLPVAKRKKSCNKTTGNITDASSSNEAVHLQQRLKSLSTELVTLRNRLHVGQGQGQAQGQSNGGQNHGSTGSGGGANVGPKANNFDLNASSPNLNLSSGGAGLSASALQQHTNGHHTVSKHSHNFSHTLPANAGSGTVVSARNTSIPHPLPHQLGEKTALSHHQSHGASTGTLPHMSSMGNILGHGSHSHSHSHSNSHSHSNSNTLPMRSSNSNGMGAAAISNGGGGGGGAGSQHQYSHGHGQQLPFIPGPKHANPCQSVKTLPFGFGFAPHPSAMGHQQRLQQVSVLPKLAQDMQDLIHLPGPLTEHAVMRTLEARFNEQRYFTNVGPILLSINPYLDVGNPLTLTSTRSMPLAPQLQKIVQEAVRQQSETGYPQAIILSGTSGAGKTANAMLMLRQLFAIAGGGPETDAFKHLAAAFTVLRSLGSAKTTTNSESSRIGQFIEVQVTDGALYRTKIHCYFLDQTRVIRPLPKEKNYHIFYQLLAGLNREERQKLHLEGYSPSNLRYLRGEPNYQNEQEDAVRFQAWKTCLGILGIPFLDVVRVLAAVLLLGNVQFIDGGGLEVDVKGETELNSVASLLGVPPAALFRGLTTRTHNVRGQLVKSVCGDGDANMTRDCLAKALYCRTVATIVRRANSLKRLGSTLGTLSSDSNESVHNQADAASQHASTIGGGNAGSKSMAALNNAVRHATDGFIGILDMFGFEEPAPHAQLEHLCINLCAETMQHFYNTHIFKSSVESCRDEGIVCDTEVDYVDNVPCIDLISSLRTGLLSMLDAECSVRGTAESYVTKLKVQHRCSTRLETKPTAEPHDPRMFLIRHFAGRVEYDTTDFLDTNRDVVPDDLVAVFYKHSCNFGFATHLFGSELKALYAQQQAPRGLSFRISPTSHSDLLNGDEPVSTLTQDFHTRLDNLLRTLVHARPHFVRCIRSNGAEQAGTFDRATVVRQIRSLQVLETVNLMASGFPHRMRFKQFNARYRMLAPFRLLRRSEDKALEDCQLILQYAMEQPPVLDGSVTLAWAPGKRHVFLSEGIRQHLEHLRTEIRHKSATLMQATWRGWWWRKKMGNGVKRTRMTHHLPSPSAAPLPVTKPPTHSHNSHNSQSKSASTTMAALAAVAAAAPTTVPRLSAKSTNLGIGGTVTRPRPQPIAGTPPPDPHEKCDQKIIQQTCSLFGLDLERPPPVPPSRSYTISGNSKLGYPQSRLMKMSFPEDPPTAGQSESQQLKKGETVTVVGASSGRGHLLVEHKGQSYHVPFQYMELSVGNANANGSALPAVQANGVKI, from the exons ATGTTGCTGCCGGATCAGACGTACGCGGACTACGACGTGGGccagcatcatcagcatctgACCTACCGCAAGAGCCGCCGCAGTCGGTCGCCGCAATCCAAGCAGCGCTCCAAGAGCTccagtgccagcagcagcagctatgATCGCACGGCGGATTTCTTTGAGAATATCCCGGATTTCGTGGGCGATTCCCTGCCCTCGTTTCTCTACAGCCCCCAGGGGCAGGAACCTACGCCAGAGCGGAATGAGAGTAAGCGAAATGAGGGTCAACGGAATGGGAGTCGGAATGAGGTGGTGGCGGAGGAGGAAAACAGCGAGAGCACCAGTCAGAGCGAGAATTGCGAGGACGATGATGTCCTCAAACTGTGCGAGGACTTTCTCTGTCGCCATCGCATGCGTCCGGACTTCTTCTGTCAGTACCACAAGGCAGTCAG TTCCACCACACCATCGCCGAAACAAAGAAAAGCCTCGCCCGCTATTGTGGACACCACTGCCCCGTCCTCAGGTGTGGCCGCAGCGGAGGTAAAGGAGCAAAAAATATCCAAGGAGCCCATTTCCAGCAAAATCAGCGCTGTGGTTGAGCGATTCACAAAGTTCTCGGCTATTTACACGCTGCCAGTGGCAAAGCGAAAGAAGTCGTGCAACAAGACAACGGGTAATATAACAG ATGCTTCATCATCCAACGAGGCAGTGCATCTGCAACAGCGACTCAAGAGCCTGAGCACTGAGCTGGTGACGCTGCGCAATCGATTGCATGTGGGCCAGGGTCAAGGACAGGCACAAGGTCAGAGCAATGGCGGCCAGAATCACGGCTCCACCGGGAGTGGCGGCGGGGCCAATGTGGGTCCCAAGGCCAACAACTTTGACCTGAATGCATCCAGTCCGAATCTGAATCTAAGCTCCGGAGGAGCCGGCCTCTCGGCCAGTGCCCTGCAACAGCATACCAATGGCCACCACACAGTGTCCAAG CATTCGCACAACTTTAGCCATACTCTGCCGGCCAATGCGGGCTCTGGGACGGTGGTGTCGGCGCGAAACACATCGATTCCACACCCACTGCCGCATCAGTTGGGCGAGAAGACGGCCTTGTCGCACCATCAGAGCCATGGAGCGTCGACTGGCACGCTACCCCACATGAGCAGCATGGGAAACATCCTCGGCCATGGTTcccactcacactcgcactcgcactccaactcccattcccactccaaTTCCAACACACTGCCGATGCGGTCCTCCAACTCCAACGGAATGGGAGCGGCGGCGATTTCgaacggaggaggaggaggaggaggagctggatcCCAGCATCAGTATTcgcatggccatggccaacaGTTGCCATTCATACCCGGACCGAAGCATGCGAATCCTTGCCAGAGCGTGAAAACCCTACCATTTGGCTTTGGATTCGCGCCTCATCCATCCGCCATGGGTCACCAACAGAGGTTGCAGCAGGTCAGCGTCTTGCCAAAATTGGCGCAGGACATGCAGGACCTGATTCATCTGCCCGGACCCCTCACCGAGCATGCCGTTATGCGTACGCTTGAGGCCCGCTTCAACGAGCAGCGGTACTTT ACAAATGTGGGACCTATATTGCTCTCCATCAATCCCTATCTGGATGTGGGCAATCCCCTCACACTCACCTCCACACGGTCCATGCCCCTGGCACCACAACTGCAGAAGATCGTCCAGGAGGCAGTGCGTCAGCAGAGCGAGACCGGCTATCCGCAGGCCATCATCCTGTCGGGCACCTCGGGAGCCGGAAAGACAGCTAATGCTATGCTGATGCTCCGCCAGTTGTTCGCCATTGCTGGCGGTGGACCAGAGACGGATGCCTTCAAGCATTTAGCAGCTGCGTTTACGGTGCTTCGGTCCCTCGGCTCGGCCAAGACCACCACCAACTCCGAGTCGAGTCGCATCGGCCAGTTCATCGAGGTCCAGGTGACGGATGGGGCTCTCTATCGCACCAAAATCCACTGTTATTTCCTGGACCAGACGCGTGTCATCCGCCCCCTGCCCAAGGAGAAGAACTATCATATTTTCTACCAACTGCTGGCGGGACTCAATCGAGAGGAGCGCCAGAAGCTTCACTTGGAGGGTTACTCCCCCTCGAATCTGCGCTACCTTCGCGGCGAACCGAACTACCAGAACGAGCAGGAGGATGCGGTGCGCTTTCAGGCCTGGAAGACGTGCCTTGGCATATTGGGTATACCGTTTCTGGATGTGGTACGGGTTCTGGCCGCCGTCCTGCTGCTGGGAAATGTTCAGTTTATCGACGGTGGG GGGCTTGAGGTGGATGTCAAGGGTGAAACGGAGCTGAATTCGGTGGCCAGTCTTTTGGGCGTACCTCCAGCCGCTCTCTTCCGTGGCCTGACCACCCGCACCCACAATGTCCGGGGTCAGTTGGTCAAGTCCGTGTGTGGGGATGGAGATGCCAACATGACGAGGGATTGCCTGGCCAAGGCTCTCTACTGCCGTACGGTGGCCACGATTGTGCGTCGGGCGAATAGCCTGAAGCGTCTGGGCTCCACTTTGGGAACCCTGAGCTCCGATTCGAACGAATCCGTGCACAACCAGGCGGATGCTGCCTCGCAGCATGCCTCCACCATTGGCGGCGGAAACGCTGGCTCCAAATCGATGGCAGCTCTCAACAATGCAGTGAGGCATGCAACGGATGGTTTCATCGGCATATTGGATATGTTTGGGTTCGAGGAACCCGCGCCGCACGCCCAGCTGGAGCACCTCTGCATCAACCTGTGCGCGGAGACAATGCAGCATTTCtacaacacacacattttcaaGTCCTCGGTGGAGTCCTGCCGCGACGAGGGCATCGTGTGTGACACCGAGGTGGACTACGTGGACAACGTGCCGTGTATTGATTTGATATCCTCGCTTCGCACGGGTCTGCTGAGCATGCTGGATGCCGAGTGTTCGGTGCGGGGCACTGCAGAGAGCTATGTGACCAAGCTGAAGGTACAGCATCGCTGCTCCACTCGCCTAGAGACGAAACCCACCGCTGAGCCGCACGATCCGCGGATGTTTCTCATCCGTCACTTTGCGGGCCGTGTGGAGTACGATACCACGGATTTTCTGGACACCAATCGGGATGTGGTGCCGGACGATTTGGTGGCGGTTTTCTACAAACACAGCTGCAACTTTGGCTTTGCCACACATCTCTTTGGCTCAGAGTTGAAGGCGCTCTAcgcacagcagcaggcgcCGCGAGGTCTCAGCTTCCGCATATCGCCCACCTCCCACTCGGACTTGCTCAACGGGGACGAGCCCGTCTCCACGCTGACTCAGGACTTCCACACGCGACTGGACAACCTGCTGCGCACGCTGGTCCATGCCAGGCCCCACTTTGTGCGCTGCATCAGGAGCAATGGAGCCGAGCAGGCAGGCACCTTCGACAGGGCCACCGTTGTCCGGCAGATCAGGTCGCTGCAGGTCCTGGAGACCGTCAACCTGATGGCCTCAGGCTTCCCGCATCGCATGCGATTCAAGCAATTCAATGCCCGCTATAGGATGCTGGCTCCCTTCCGCCTGCTGAGGCGCAGCGAGGACAAGGCTCTAGAGGATTGTCAACTGATCCTGCAGTATGCCATGGAGCAGCCTCCGGTTCTGGATGGCTCTGTGACATTGGCCTGGGCGCCGGGCAAGCGACATGTCTTCCTCAGCGAGGGTATTCGCCAGCATTTGGAGCACCTGCGCACGGAGATACGTCACAAGAGCGCAACCCTCATGCAGGCCACATGGCGGGGCTGGTGGTGGCGCAAGAAGATGGGCAATGGGGTCAAACGTACGCGTATGACCCACCATTTGCCCTCGCCATCGGCCGCACCACTGCCAGTGACCAAACCACCCACCCATTCTCACAATTCCCACAACTCCCAGAGCAAATCGGCATCCACAACGATGGCTGCCTTGgcggcagtggctgctgcagctccaacGACAG TGCCACGCCTCTCGGCAAAGTCTACGAATCTCGGGATTGGAGGAACGGTGACCAGGCCAAGACCACAGCCGATTGCTGGGACTCCACCGCCAGATCCGCATGAGAAATGCGACCAGAAGATTATACAGCAAACCTGCAGTCTGTTTGGACTGGATCTG GAACGTCCACCGCCAGTGCCACCCTCTCGATCCTATACGATCAGCGGAAATTCGAAGCTGGGATATCCGCAAAGTCGCCTCATGAAGATGAGCTTTCCCGAGGATCCCCCCACAGCTGGGCAATCAGAGTCGCAGCAGCTGAAGAAGGGCGAAACGGTGACGGTGGTGGGGGCCTCCAGCGGCAGGGGACATTTGCTGGTGGAGCACAAGGGTCAGAGCTATCACGTGCCCTTTCAGTACATGGAACTGTCTGTCGGCAATGCTAACGCTAATGGGAGTGCACTTCCTGCCGTACAGGCGAACGGTGTTAAGATCTAA
- the Bace gene encoding lysosomal aspartic protease — MMIKSLALIAVLVAVASAELHRVPVLKEQNFVKTRQNVLAEKSYLRTKYQLPQPRDINEETLSNSMNMAYYGAITIGTPAQSFKVLFDSGSSNLWVPSNTCQSDACLTHNQYDSSASTTYVANGESFSIQYGTGSLTGYLSEDTVDVNGLKVTSQTFAESTNEPGTNFNNANFDGILGMAYESLAVDGVAPVFNNMVSEGLVDQSVFSFYLARAGSSSDGGELIFGGSDSSLYTGALTYVPISEQGYWQFTMASASSDGNSLCADCQAIADTGTSLIVAPYNAYITLTDILNVDDDGYVDCSTVSSLPDVTFNIGGTDFTLTPASYIIQSDSTCMSAFEYMGTDFWILGDVFIGQYYTEFDLGNNRIGFAPVA, encoded by the coding sequence ATGATGATCAAGTCCCTCGCTTTGATCGCGGTGCTGGTGGCAGTGGCCAGTGCCGAGCTGCACCGCGTGCCCGTCCTCAAGGAGCAGAACTTCGTGAAGACGCGCCAGAATGTCCTGGCCGAGAAGTCGTACCTGCGCACCAAGTACCAGCTGCCCCAGCCCCGTGATATCAACGAGGAAACCCTCTCCAACTCGATGAACATGGCCTACTATGGTGCTATCACCATCGGTACTCCAGCCCAGAGCTTCAAGGTGCTGTTCGATTCAGGCTCATCCAACCTGTGGGTTCCATCGAACACCTGCCAGAGCGACGCGTGCCTGACCCACAACCAGTACGACTCCAGTGCCAGCACCACCTATGTGGCCAATGGCGAATCCTTCTCCATCCAGTACGGCACTGGCAGCCTCACCGGCTACCTCTCCGAGGACACCGTCGACGTGAACGGACTGAAGGTCACTAGCCAGACCTTTGCCGAGTCGACCAACGAACCGGGCACGAACTTCAATAATGCCAACTTCGATGGTATCCTGGGTATGGCCTACGAGTCTCTGGCCGTCGATGGCGTGGCTCCCGTATTCAACAACATGGTCTCCGAAGGCCTGGTAGATCAGTCCGTGTTCTCCTTCTATCTAGCCCGCGCCGGCTCCTCCAGCGATGGCGGTGAGCTGATCTTCGGCGGCTCCGACTCCTCCCTGTACACCGGCGCCCTCACCTATGTGCCCATCTCCGAGCAAGGATACTGGCAGTTCACCATGGCCAGCGCCTCCTCCGATGGAAACTCCTTGTGCGCCGATTGTCAGGCCATCGCCGACACTGGCACCTCTCTCATTGTGGCTCCCTATAATGCCTACATCACACTCACCGACATCCTGAATGTCGATGATGATGGTTATGTGGACTGCTCCACTGTCAGCTCCCTGCCCGATGTGACCTTCAACATTGGCGGTACTGACTTCACCCTGACCCCTGCCTCCTACATCATCCAGTCGGACAGCACCTGCATGTCCGCCTTCGAGTACATGGGCACTGATTTCTGGATCTTGGGCGATGTCTTCATTGGCCAGTACTACACCGAATTCGATTTGGGCAACAACCGCATTGGCTTTGCCCCAGTTGCCTAA
- the LOC6903381 gene encoding uncharacterized protein: protein MGSSVDIPEVDMLSVSKSSEVERRAILGFAPRINLVTVDYGDLEKIDTFYLDSQRYRDYYRDPYNKLPKPERFKYHQGKCGIKLDHSVEQMRRPISWVEERKPVVYPMKYGTPMRLGTSAASMMRGRYDPGSCIRYKR from the coding sequence ATGGGGTCGTCCGTAGATATTCCGGAGGTGGATATGCTAAGTGTGTCCAAGAGCTCAGAGGTGGAGCGTCGAGCGATTCTGGGCTTCGCTCCTCGTATTAATCTGGTGACCGTGGACTACGGGGATCTGGAGAAAATCGACACCTTCTACTTGGACAGCCAGAGGTATCGCGACTACTACAGGGACCCCTACAACAAGCTGCCGAAGCCGGAACGATTCAAATACCACCAGGGAAAATGTGGCATTAAGCTGGATCACAGTGTGGAGCAGATGCGACGCCCCATCAGTTGGGTTGAGGAGCGCAAGCCTGTGGTGTATCCGATGAAATATGGCACCCCAATGAGACTGGGGACATCGGCGGCATCCATGATGCGGGGCCGCTACGATCCCGGCAGCTGCATCCGCTACAAACGCTAG
- the LOC26534324 gene encoding uncharacterized protein — protein sequence MGAMEPRSDEVLHLKEDLAQLQAELDAAYDIISEMDDDDILEIQNQWLRDELKEFKEKSGWEDLGDVSHRNIGERQSDRHKRRRYRENVARGMHGQSLKDLALERRYGRQWDGSVIGELLRCCRAGAAQN from the exons ATGGGTGCAATGGAGCCACGATCTGATGAGGTACTGCACCTAAAGGAGGATTTAGCCCAACTCCAAGCAGAGCTGGATGCAGCCTACGATATTATCAGTGAGATGGACGAT GACGATATTTTGGAAATTCAAAACCAATGGCTGCGCGATGAACTGAAAGAATTCAAAGAAAAATCAGGATGGGAAGATCTTGGAGATGTATCACACAGAAACATAGGGGAGCGGCAATCTGATCGACATAAGCGTCGCAGATATAGAGAGAATGTGGCCCGCGGCATGCATGGACAGAGTCTGAAAGATTTAGCACTAGAGCGACGATATGGACGGCAATGGGATGGATCGGTTATAGGGGAACTACTCCGATGCTGCAGGGCGGGAGCGGCTCAGAATTGA
- the Dh31 gene encoding diuretic hormone class 2, with the protein MMTNRFACFAVALLAVCLLAISSTEAAPMPRYQSNGGGGYGGGAGYNELEEVPDDLLMELMTRFGRTIIRARNDLENSKRTVDFGLARGYSGTQEAKHRMGLAAANFAGGPGRRRRSETDV; encoded by the exons ATGATGACAAACAGATTCGCTTGCTTTGCTGTGGCCCTTCTGGCCGTGTGTCTGCTGGCCATCTCGAGCACCGAGGCAGCTCCAATGCCCAGGTA CCAGAgcaatggaggaggaggctacGGCGGCGGCGCTGGCTACAACGAACTGGAGGAGGTGCCCGATGACCTGCTGATGGAGCTGATGACTCGCTTTGGACGCACCATCATACGGGCCCGCAACGACCTGGAGAA TTCGAAGAGAACTGTGGACTTCGGCTTGGCTCGAGGATATTCGGGCACCCAGGAGGCAAAGCATCGCATGGGTCTGGCTGCGGCCAATTTTGCCGGCGGCCCTGGACGAAGGCGGCGCTCTGAGACTGATGTCTAA
- the dachs gene encoding unconventional myosin-IXb isoform X2: MATLGLSKVFILDKYFTELQKFWETEKKLQDASSSNEAVHLQQRLKSLSTELVTLRNRLHVGQGQGQAQGQSNGGQNHGSTGSGGGANVGPKANNFDLNASSPNLNLSSGGAGLSASALQQHTNGHHTVSKHSHNFSHTLPANAGSGTVVSARNTSIPHPLPHQLGEKTALSHHQSHGASTGTLPHMSSMGNILGHGSHSHSHSHSNSHSHSNSNTLPMRSSNSNGMGAAAISNGGGGGGGAGSQHQYSHGHGQQLPFIPGPKHANPCQSVKTLPFGFGFAPHPSAMGHQQRLQQVSVLPKLAQDMQDLIHLPGPLTEHAVMRTLEARFNEQRYFTNVGPILLSINPYLDVGNPLTLTSTRSMPLAPQLQKIVQEAVRQQSETGYPQAIILSGTSGAGKTANAMLMLRQLFAIAGGGPETDAFKHLAAAFTVLRSLGSAKTTTNSESSRIGQFIEVQVTDGALYRTKIHCYFLDQTRVIRPLPKEKNYHIFYQLLAGLNREERQKLHLEGYSPSNLRYLRGEPNYQNEQEDAVRFQAWKTCLGILGIPFLDVVRVLAAVLLLGNVQFIDGGGLEVDVKGETELNSVASLLGVPPAALFRGLTTRTHNVRGQLVKSVCGDGDANMTRDCLAKALYCRTVATIVRRANSLKRLGSTLGTLSSDSNESVHNQADAASQHASTIGGGNAGSKSMAALNNAVRHATDGFIGILDMFGFEEPAPHAQLEHLCINLCAETMQHFYNTHIFKSSVESCRDEGIVCDTEVDYVDNVPCIDLISSLRTGLLSMLDAECSVRGTAESYVTKLKVQHRCSTRLETKPTAEPHDPRMFLIRHFAGRVEYDTTDFLDTNRDVVPDDLVAVFYKHSCNFGFATHLFGSELKALYAQQQAPRGLSFRISPTSHSDLLNGDEPVSTLTQDFHTRLDNLLRTLVHARPHFVRCIRSNGAEQAGTFDRATVVRQIRSLQVLETVNLMASGFPHRMRFKQFNARYRMLAPFRLLRRSEDKALEDCQLILQYAMEQPPVLDGSVTLAWAPGKRHVFLSEGIRQHLEHLRTEIRHKSATLMQATWRGWWWRKKMGNGVKRTRMTHHLPSPSAAPLPVTKPPTHSHNSHNSQSKSASTTMAALAAVAAAAPTTVPRLSAKSTNLGIGGTVTRPRPQPIAGTPPPDPHEKCDQKIIQQTCSLFGLDLERPPPVPPSRSYTISGNSKLGYPQSRLMKMSFPEDPPTAGQSESQQLKKGETVTVVGASSGRGHLLVEHKGQSYHVPFQYMELSVGNANANGSALPAVQANGVKI, encoded by the exons ATGGCCACATTGGGCCTGTCAAAAGTCTTCATACTGGATAAATATTTTACGGAATTGCAAAAATTTTGGGAGACGGAGAAGAAGCTGCAGG ATGCTTCATCATCCAACGAGGCAGTGCATCTGCAACAGCGACTCAAGAGCCTGAGCACTGAGCTGGTGACGCTGCGCAATCGATTGCATGTGGGCCAGGGTCAAGGACAGGCACAAGGTCAGAGCAATGGCGGCCAGAATCACGGCTCCACCGGGAGTGGCGGCGGGGCCAATGTGGGTCCCAAGGCCAACAACTTTGACCTGAATGCATCCAGTCCGAATCTGAATCTAAGCTCCGGAGGAGCCGGCCTCTCGGCCAGTGCCCTGCAACAGCATACCAATGGCCACCACACAGTGTCCAAG CATTCGCACAACTTTAGCCATACTCTGCCGGCCAATGCGGGCTCTGGGACGGTGGTGTCGGCGCGAAACACATCGATTCCACACCCACTGCCGCATCAGTTGGGCGAGAAGACGGCCTTGTCGCACCATCAGAGCCATGGAGCGTCGACTGGCACGCTACCCCACATGAGCAGCATGGGAAACATCCTCGGCCATGGTTcccactcacactcgcactcgcactccaactcccattcccactccaaTTCCAACACACTGCCGATGCGGTCCTCCAACTCCAACGGAATGGGAGCGGCGGCGATTTCgaacggaggaggaggaggaggaggagctggatcCCAGCATCAGTATTcgcatggccatggccaacaGTTGCCATTCATACCCGGACCGAAGCATGCGAATCCTTGCCAGAGCGTGAAAACCCTACCATTTGGCTTTGGATTCGCGCCTCATCCATCCGCCATGGGTCACCAACAGAGGTTGCAGCAGGTCAGCGTCTTGCCAAAATTGGCGCAGGACATGCAGGACCTGATTCATCTGCCCGGACCCCTCACCGAGCATGCCGTTATGCGTACGCTTGAGGCCCGCTTCAACGAGCAGCGGTACTTT ACAAATGTGGGACCTATATTGCTCTCCATCAATCCCTATCTGGATGTGGGCAATCCCCTCACACTCACCTCCACACGGTCCATGCCCCTGGCACCACAACTGCAGAAGATCGTCCAGGAGGCAGTGCGTCAGCAGAGCGAGACCGGCTATCCGCAGGCCATCATCCTGTCGGGCACCTCGGGAGCCGGAAAGACAGCTAATGCTATGCTGATGCTCCGCCAGTTGTTCGCCATTGCTGGCGGTGGACCAGAGACGGATGCCTTCAAGCATTTAGCAGCTGCGTTTACGGTGCTTCGGTCCCTCGGCTCGGCCAAGACCACCACCAACTCCGAGTCGAGTCGCATCGGCCAGTTCATCGAGGTCCAGGTGACGGATGGGGCTCTCTATCGCACCAAAATCCACTGTTATTTCCTGGACCAGACGCGTGTCATCCGCCCCCTGCCCAAGGAGAAGAACTATCATATTTTCTACCAACTGCTGGCGGGACTCAATCGAGAGGAGCGCCAGAAGCTTCACTTGGAGGGTTACTCCCCCTCGAATCTGCGCTACCTTCGCGGCGAACCGAACTACCAGAACGAGCAGGAGGATGCGGTGCGCTTTCAGGCCTGGAAGACGTGCCTTGGCATATTGGGTATACCGTTTCTGGATGTGGTACGGGTTCTGGCCGCCGTCCTGCTGCTGGGAAATGTTCAGTTTATCGACGGTGGG GGGCTTGAGGTGGATGTCAAGGGTGAAACGGAGCTGAATTCGGTGGCCAGTCTTTTGGGCGTACCTCCAGCCGCTCTCTTCCGTGGCCTGACCACCCGCACCCACAATGTCCGGGGTCAGTTGGTCAAGTCCGTGTGTGGGGATGGAGATGCCAACATGACGAGGGATTGCCTGGCCAAGGCTCTCTACTGCCGTACGGTGGCCACGATTGTGCGTCGGGCGAATAGCCTGAAGCGTCTGGGCTCCACTTTGGGAACCCTGAGCTCCGATTCGAACGAATCCGTGCACAACCAGGCGGATGCTGCCTCGCAGCATGCCTCCACCATTGGCGGCGGAAACGCTGGCTCCAAATCGATGGCAGCTCTCAACAATGCAGTGAGGCATGCAACGGATGGTTTCATCGGCATATTGGATATGTTTGGGTTCGAGGAACCCGCGCCGCACGCCCAGCTGGAGCACCTCTGCATCAACCTGTGCGCGGAGACAATGCAGCATTTCtacaacacacacattttcaaGTCCTCGGTGGAGTCCTGCCGCGACGAGGGCATCGTGTGTGACACCGAGGTGGACTACGTGGACAACGTGCCGTGTATTGATTTGATATCCTCGCTTCGCACGGGTCTGCTGAGCATGCTGGATGCCGAGTGTTCGGTGCGGGGCACTGCAGAGAGCTATGTGACCAAGCTGAAGGTACAGCATCGCTGCTCCACTCGCCTAGAGACGAAACCCACCGCTGAGCCGCACGATCCGCGGATGTTTCTCATCCGTCACTTTGCGGGCCGTGTGGAGTACGATACCACGGATTTTCTGGACACCAATCGGGATGTGGTGCCGGACGATTTGGTGGCGGTTTTCTACAAACACAGCTGCAACTTTGGCTTTGCCACACATCTCTTTGGCTCAGAGTTGAAGGCGCTCTAcgcacagcagcaggcgcCGCGAGGTCTCAGCTTCCGCATATCGCCCACCTCCCACTCGGACTTGCTCAACGGGGACGAGCCCGTCTCCACGCTGACTCAGGACTTCCACACGCGACTGGACAACCTGCTGCGCACGCTGGTCCATGCCAGGCCCCACTTTGTGCGCTGCATCAGGAGCAATGGAGCCGAGCAGGCAGGCACCTTCGACAGGGCCACCGTTGTCCGGCAGATCAGGTCGCTGCAGGTCCTGGAGACCGTCAACCTGATGGCCTCAGGCTTCCCGCATCGCATGCGATTCAAGCAATTCAATGCCCGCTATAGGATGCTGGCTCCCTTCCGCCTGCTGAGGCGCAGCGAGGACAAGGCTCTAGAGGATTGTCAACTGATCCTGCAGTATGCCATGGAGCAGCCTCCGGTTCTGGATGGCTCTGTGACATTGGCCTGGGCGCCGGGCAAGCGACATGTCTTCCTCAGCGAGGGTATTCGCCAGCATTTGGAGCACCTGCGCACGGAGATACGTCACAAGAGCGCAACCCTCATGCAGGCCACATGGCGGGGCTGGTGGTGGCGCAAGAAGATGGGCAATGGGGTCAAACGTACGCGTATGACCCACCATTTGCCCTCGCCATCGGCCGCACCACTGCCAGTGACCAAACCACCCACCCATTCTCACAATTCCCACAACTCCCAGAGCAAATCGGCATCCACAACGATGGCTGCCTTGgcggcagtggctgctgcagctccaacGACAG TGCCACGCCTCTCGGCAAAGTCTACGAATCTCGGGATTGGAGGAACGGTGACCAGGCCAAGACCACAGCCGATTGCTGGGACTCCACCGCCAGATCCGCATGAGAAATGCGACCAGAAGATTATACAGCAAACCTGCAGTCTGTTTGGACTGGATCTG GAACGTCCACCGCCAGTGCCACCCTCTCGATCCTATACGATCAGCGGAAATTCGAAGCTGGGATATCCGCAAAGTCGCCTCATGAAGATGAGCTTTCCCGAGGATCCCCCCACAGCTGGGCAATCAGAGTCGCAGCAGCTGAAGAAGGGCGAAACGGTGACGGTGGTGGGGGCCTCCAGCGGCAGGGGACATTTGCTGGTGGAGCACAAGGGTCAGAGCTATCACGTGCCCTTTCAGTACATGGAACTGTCTGTCGGCAATGCTAACGCTAATGGGAGTGCACTTCCTGCCGTACAGGCGAACGGTGTTAAGATCTAA